The following coding sequences lie in one Rutidosis leptorrhynchoides isolate AG116_Rl617_1_P2 chromosome 6, CSIRO_AGI_Rlap_v1, whole genome shotgun sequence genomic window:
- the LOC139856039 gene encoding F-box protein VBF-like: MDTSRTLNMLPEDCISTIVSLTSPPDACRLMLASSSLRSAAESDIVWGRFLPHDLLNILSRSHMTTQLNFSSKKDLYFQLCDSILIDGGIRRFCLNKVSGKKCCVLSARALNISLSNEPNHWTWTTHSTSRFSEVVVLKTISNVEIEGIINTEDLSSNTTYDAYLVIKVSDRSFGLDSIPSETSVTTTDSSVTNTTYLCPQDNKKQQLEALFFMNRRQLMEKRAVKGEGRRPISREDGWMEIELGEFFGGEKSEVVKMKLTEVKGHQQKGGLTIEGIEVRPKC; encoded by the exons ATGGACACCAGCAGAACATTGAACATGTTGCCAGAAGATTGTATTTCAACAATTGTCTCTCTTACATCCCCACCAGATGCATGCAGATTAATGCTTGCATCTTCATCGTTACGATCGGCTGCTGAATCCGATATCGTTTGGGGACGATTCTTGCCTCATGATCTCCTTAATATTCTTTCAAGATCACACATGACTACTCAACTCAATTTTTCTTCTAAAAAAGATTTGTACTTTCAGCTTTGTGATTCTATTCTCATAGATGGTGGAATTAGG AGGTTTTGTTTAAACAAAGTTAGTGGGAAAAAGTGTTGTGTTTTATCAGCAAGAGCACTTAATATTTCTCTAAGCAATGAACCAAATCATTGGACATGGACCACCCATTCTACATCAAG ATTTTCTGAGGTGGTAGTGCTTAAAACAATATCTAACGTGGAAATCGAAGGAATAATAAACACGGAAGATTTGTCATCAAACACAACATACGACGCTTATCTTGTTATTAAAGTTTCCGATCGTTCATTTGGGTTGGACTCTATTCCATCTGAGACATCAGTTACAACAACCGATTCTTCAGTTACCAACACAACGTATTTATGCCCTCAAGACAACAAAAAACAACAACTTGAAGCGTTGTTTTTCATGAACCGGAGACAACTGATGGAAAAACGGGCGGTGAAAGGAGAAGGCCGACGTCCGATTAGTAGAGAAGATGGATGGATGGAGATTGAACTAGGAGAATTCTTTGGTGGAGAAAAAAGTGAGGTGGTGAAAATGAAATTAACTGAAGTTAAGGGTCATCAACAAAAAGGAGGACTTACTATTGAAGGAATTGAAGTCAGGCCAAAATGTTAA
- the LOC139853545 gene encoding uncharacterized protein, with amino-acid sequence MIHSWQAGQRRKAETLEDWKQEMIAFPSMFNTNPSDAPVVIEARIENCVIGGIYTDTGAGADIMYEHCFIQLPDRVKEKLKDTFVPLASFANDLSWSEGSIVLEVVLGKMPFKRTAHIEFLVVKANTQYNVILGLSAMMAFGAVTSTVHGMINFPTPAGIATLYAERKRPIECVQINRTAVNPIIHEDGSISPNPEFPDQKIIIGNTITK; translated from the coding sequence ATGATACATTCATGGCAAGCCGGACAGCGGAGAAAAGCAGAAACATTAGAAGACTGGAAACAAGAAATGATTGCTTTTCCTTCCATGTTTAACACCAATCCATCTGACGCTCCTGTAGTGATTGAAGCTCGAATAGAAAATTGTGTTATTGGAGGAATATATACTGATACCGGAGCAGGAGCAGATatcatgtatgaacattgttttATACAACTACCGGACAGAGTTAAGGAAAAGCTAAAGGACACATTTGTTCCCTTAGCAAGTTTTGCTAATGATCTGTCATGGTCAGAAGGAAGCATAGTTTTAGAAGTagtattgggaaaaatgccatttaaaAGAACTGCTCATATTGAATTTTTGGTTGTGAAAGCAAATACGCAGTATAATGTCATTTTAGGACTATCAGCCATGATGGCATTCGGAGCTGTGACGTCAACGGTACATGGAATGATCAATTTCCCCACACCGGCTGGCATCGCCACGCTGTACGCTGAACGAAAAAGACCAATAGAATGTGTACAAATAAACAGAACAGCTGTTAACCCAATCATTCATGAAGATGGGTCAATATCACCAAATCCAgagtttccagatcagaaaatcataattggaaACACAATAAcaaaataa